A window of the Streptomyces sp. Ag109_O5-10 genome harbors these coding sequences:
- a CDS encoding metallophosphoesterase, whose product MARVRTRTRAQSRTQTQARIRIQAETRTRTRTRIIDRIPGRTRDRGRLPVLELAPETHRPRAWRRALGLAAVVLVGAWLGLLIVGNVRAQVGPMDTTMTLRPSLTGGTKINVSPLGALYLDTHSGPVRLDVNVDQLDPIRAQALVDHPERLSGLQDEVAHDVEHGTLDLAVRSCVAVVTGATALGLAVYRRPRRALAAGGLALALLASSGATAFATWNPESVLEPRYSGLLSSAPALVGNARSIVTEFDVYQKELARLVTNVTKLYDVTSTLPAYSPDPGTLRVLHVSDIHLNPASWKIIASLVEQYKVNVIVDSGDTMDHGSAAENGFLDPVADLGVPYVWVRGNHDSRTTQHYLSRMRNVHVLDDGRAETIAGLRFAGIGDPQFTPDRSSVPGGDASEELAGDRLATALREQRAAGTPVDVAIVHEPSAARMTDGEVPLVLSGHLHREQTVLLPHGTRLRVEGSTGGSGLRAVEGKYPDPIEASILYVDRDSHRLQAWDEIKLGGLGETTAEVSRHLPEDNQPGATRSPSQSPSPSGSTTSAPSPSAP is encoded by the coding sequence ATGGCCCGCGTCCGCACCCGAACCCGAGCCCAGTCCCGAACCCAGACCCAGGCCCGGATCCGGATCCAGGCCGAGACCCGAACCAGAACCCGAACCCGAATCATCGACCGCATCCCTGGCCGAACCCGCGACCGGGGCCGTCTGCCCGTGCTGGAGCTGGCCCCCGAGACGCACCGGCCGCGCGCCTGGCGCCGCGCTCTCGGTCTGGCCGCCGTCGTCCTCGTCGGCGCCTGGCTCGGCCTGCTGATCGTCGGGAACGTCCGGGCCCAGGTCGGCCCGATGGACACGACGATGACACTGCGCCCGTCCCTCACCGGCGGCACGAAGATCAACGTCTCCCCGCTGGGCGCCCTCTACCTGGACACGCACTCCGGCCCCGTCCGCCTCGACGTCAACGTCGACCAGCTCGACCCGATCCGCGCCCAGGCCCTGGTCGACCACCCCGAGCGGCTCTCCGGCCTCCAGGACGAGGTCGCCCACGACGTCGAGCACGGCACCCTCGACCTGGCCGTACGCTCCTGCGTGGCCGTCGTCACCGGCGCCACCGCCCTCGGCCTCGCGGTCTACCGCCGCCCGCGCCGCGCCCTGGCCGCCGGCGGCCTCGCCCTCGCCCTGCTCGCCTCGTCCGGCGCGACCGCGTTCGCCACGTGGAACCCCGAGTCGGTCCTGGAACCGAGGTACTCCGGCCTGCTCTCCTCCGCCCCGGCGCTGGTCGGCAACGCGCGCAGCATCGTCACCGAATTCGACGTCTACCAGAAGGAACTGGCCCGCCTGGTGACGAACGTGACGAAGCTGTACGACGTCACGTCCACGCTCCCCGCCTACTCCCCGGACCCGGGCACCCTCCGCGTCCTGCACGTCTCCGACATCCACCTGAACCCGGCGAGCTGGAAGATCATCGCCTCGCTGGTGGAGCAGTACAAGGTGAACGTGATCGTCGACTCCGGCGACACCATGGATCACGGCAGCGCGGCGGAGAACGGCTTCCTGGACCCCGTCGCCGACCTGGGCGTGCCCTACGTCTGGGTCCGGGGCAACCACGACTCCCGTACCACCCAGCACTACCTCTCCCGCATGAGGAACGTGCACGTTCTGGACGACGGCCGCGCGGAGACGATCGCCGGGCTGCGCTTCGCCGGGATCGGCGACCCCCAGTTCACTCCCGACCGCTCGTCCGTCCCCGGCGGCGACGCGTCCGAGGAACTGGCCGGGGACCGCCTCGCCACGGCCCTGCGGGAGCAGCGCGCGGCCGGCACCCCGGTGGACGTCGCGATCGTCCACGAGCCGTCGGCGGCCCGGATGACGGACGGCGAGGTGCCCCTGGTCCTGTCCGGCCACCTCCACCGCGAGCAGACCGTGCTCCTCCCGCACGGCACCCGGCTCCGCGTGGAGGGCTCCACGGGCGGCAGCGGGCTGCGGGCCGTCGAGGGCAAGTACCCGGACCCGATCGAGGCCTCGATCCTCTACGTCGACCGGGACAGCCACCGGCTCCAGGCCTGGGACGAGATCAAACTGGGCGGCCTGGGCGAGACGACGGCCGAGGTCAGCCGTCACCTCCCGGAGGACAACCAACCGGGCGCGACCCGGTCCCCCTCGCAGAGCCCGTCACCCTCAGGGAGCACGACCAGCGCACCCTCGCCTTCGGCGCCGTAA
- a CDS encoding PKD domain-containing protein yields MHRSRPAVGLSLALVVAVGVMGGGGAGRAAADPGPGPGRTLYVENYSAVCSDSGTGTESRPFCTVQAAADVVEPGDTVRVLGSSLSAYSQAVTLTRSGTSDEPITISGAPLPSSRSQAVLATPASAPALTLKGVHDVRVESLAFSDEHHADVVAVTGSDHVTLDRLTVANSAPTVAVTGTAIGVDGTSSDVTVARTSIYAGTAYGVRVEPGAARVTVTTNVILTQQRGGIAVSGAADTDVTGNTVFAPCATAISLDGGSSGVVENNVTAFLSNGSLQTGACQTPTAPLYAVSADSASRVTADYNAVTHQQSSSAPARTEYSWAGASYTTSGAFRDGTGQGAHDIDGITAPPATPSEHSPLIDSADATAPGELGTDQEGHARVDDLLVADTGNGTGHPDRGALERQDTLTISADDDPTPPKGLAPLGISMKTDATSAWGAALTYSADFGDGSAPATGTPGTPVSHTYTAPGRYTTRITFTEPDGTNAEKSYAGVTAGTATPPGTALSVAADTAAGQVNGGFARFTVPAPADPWEVGYRTLSFGDGTQDNLPADDQGPTQTTHQYPAPGTYTATLTQTDLLGRTTTARTTFHAADAFVAMTSQYDTEKTIAAHGVLKLSAATLRADSNGADAVQLQLATSNAKASGTLTLYPHGTTRPGTGDATFEPGRTTTTETTVKVTPTGSVDLYNGSSGAVTVNIATVGLQSHAQYADTYHPVAPVRLLDTRTGTGGTRSPVAGGHSLTLTAGGTHGVPANATALVLDVTATTTKASGDLTVATHSTNDSVVSGPYWTTGQTATTQVVIPVYDGKVVLRNESKASANLVADLAGWYGTTANGSEFLPVTPARILSTRTGAGTGKVARLAAHGTLKLKVTGAHGVPATGVTAVDLNLTVPSPSGSGYLVAYPDGTSRPGTYALSFAKGHTTTARALVRTGTNGEIDLYNAGSTSVDVYADLVGDYDVFPAG; encoded by the coding sequence ATGCACAGATCCCGCCCAGCCGTCGGACTGTCCCTCGCCCTGGTCGTCGCGGTGGGCGTGATGGGCGGCGGGGGCGCCGGGCGGGCCGCGGCGGACCCCGGCCCGGGACCTGGCCGGACGCTGTACGTGGAGAACTACAGCGCGGTCTGCAGTGACAGCGGTACGGGGACGGAGAGCCGGCCCTTCTGCACCGTGCAGGCCGCCGCGGACGTGGTCGAGCCGGGGGACACCGTCCGGGTCCTGGGGTCCTCCCTCTCCGCGTACTCGCAGGCCGTGACCCTCACCCGGTCGGGGACCAGCGACGAGCCGATCACCATCAGCGGGGCGCCCCTCCCGTCGAGCCGTTCGCAGGCGGTCCTCGCCACGCCCGCCTCCGCACCGGCGCTGACGCTGAAGGGCGTGCACGACGTACGCGTCGAGTCGCTGGCCTTCAGCGACGAGCACCACGCGGACGTGGTGGCGGTGACCGGGTCCGACCATGTGACCCTCGACCGGCTGACGGTGGCCAACTCCGCCCCGACGGTCGCCGTCACCGGGACGGCGATCGGCGTGGACGGCACGTCCTCGGACGTGACCGTGGCACGGACCTCGATCTACGCCGGCACCGCGTACGGCGTGCGGGTCGAGCCGGGAGCAGCCCGGGTCACCGTGACGACCAACGTGATCCTCACGCAGCAGCGGGGCGGGATCGCGGTGTCGGGGGCGGCCGACACGGACGTGACCGGCAACACCGTCTTCGCGCCCTGCGCCACCGCGATCTCGCTGGACGGCGGGAGCTCCGGAGTGGTGGAGAACAACGTGACCGCCTTCCTCAGCAACGGCTCGCTGCAGACCGGCGCCTGCCAGACGCCGACCGCTCCGCTCTACGCGGTGTCGGCCGACTCCGCGAGCCGGGTCACCGCCGACTACAACGCGGTCACACACCAGCAGTCCTCCTCCGCTCCCGCCCGGACCGAGTACTCCTGGGCCGGCGCCTCGTACACCACCAGCGGGGCGTTCCGGGACGGGACCGGTCAGGGCGCGCACGACATCGACGGGATCACCGCGCCCCCGGCGACGCCGTCCGAGCACTCCCCCCTGATCGACTCGGCCGACGCCACCGCGCCCGGCGAACTCGGCACCGACCAGGAAGGGCACGCCCGGGTCGACGACCTGCTGGTCGCCGACACCGGCAACGGCACGGGCCACCCCGACCGGGGCGCCCTGGAGCGGCAGGACACCCTCACCATCTCCGCCGACGACGATCCGACGCCCCCGAAGGGGCTCGCGCCGCTCGGCATCTCCATGAAGACCGACGCCACCAGCGCATGGGGCGCGGCCCTCACCTACTCGGCCGACTTCGGCGACGGCAGCGCCCCGGCCACCGGCACGCCGGGCACCCCGGTCAGCCACACCTACACCGCGCCGGGGCGCTACACCACGCGCATCACGTTCACCGAACCCGACGGGACGAACGCCGAGAAGTCCTACGCCGGAGTGACGGCGGGCACGGCCACCCCGCCGGGCACCGCCCTGTCCGTCGCCGCGGACACCGCGGCCGGGCAGGTCAACGGCGGGTTCGCACGATTCACCGTGCCGGCGCCGGCCGACCCGTGGGAGGTCGGGTACCGCACCCTGAGTTTCGGCGACGGCACGCAGGACAACCTGCCCGCCGACGACCAGGGACCGACGCAGACCACGCACCAGTACCCGGCCCCCGGCACCTACACCGCCACCCTGACCCAGACCGACCTGCTCGGCCGGACCACCACCGCCAGGACGACCTTCCACGCCGCCGACGCCTTCGTCGCGATGACCTCGCAGTACGACACCGAGAAGACGATCGCCGCGCACGGCGTCCTGAAGCTCTCGGCCGCCACGCTGCGGGCCGACTCGAACGGCGCGGACGCGGTGCAGCTCCAGCTCGCCACCAGCAACGCGAAGGCGAGCGGCACGCTCACCCTCTACCCCCACGGCACCACCCGTCCGGGCACCGGCGACGCCACCTTCGAACCGGGCCGTACGACGACCACCGAGACCACGGTGAAGGTCACCCCGACCGGTTCGGTCGACCTCTACAACGGCAGCTCCGGCGCGGTGACGGTCAACATCGCCACGGTCGGTCTCCAGTCCCACGCCCAGTACGCCGACACCTACCACCCGGTCGCCCCGGTCCGCCTGCTCGACACCCGCACCGGCACCGGCGGCACGCGGAGCCCGGTCGCGGGCGGCCACTCGCTCACCCTGACCGCCGGCGGCACCCACGGCGTCCCGGCGAACGCGACCGCCCTGGTCCTCGACGTCACGGCGACCACCACCAAGGCGTCCGGCGACCTCACCGTCGCCACGCACAGCACCAACGACTCCGTCGTGAGCGGCCCCTACTGGACCACCGGCCAGACCGCCACCACCCAGGTCGTGATCCCCGTGTACGACGGCAAGGTCGTCCTGCGCAACGAAAGCAAGGCGTCGGCGAACCTCGTGGCGGACCTCGCCGGCTGGTACGGCACCACCGCGAACGGCTCGGAGTTCCTGCCCGTCACTCCGGCCCGCATCCTCAGCACCCGCACCGGGGCCGGCACCGGCAAGGTCGCCAGGCTCGCCGCCCACGGCACCCTCAAGCTCAAGGTCACCGGCGCCCACGGCGTCCCCGCGACCGGGGTCACCGCCGTCGACCTGAACCTCACGGTGCCGTCCCCGTCCGGCAGCGGCTACCTCGTCGCCTACCCCGACGGCACCTCACGCCCCGGCACCTACGCGCTGAGCTTCGCCAAGGGCCACACCACGACCGCCCGCGCCCTGGTCAGAACCGGCACCAACGGCGAGATCGACCTCTACAACGCCGGCAGCACCTCCGTGGACGTGTACGCAGACCTGGTGGGCGACTACGACGTCTTTCCGGCGGGCTGA
- a CDS encoding PH domain-containing protein, producing the protein MNETAFRYTRRQRLAMGASASGMAVWAGAVSVRAAGYLADGQTGSAVSLWLVLGLIPTVLFVPLVGMPTGWTRIDAEGLRTRGMTGHRRVAWKDIESIHELAGRGRNGSITQIGVTRTDGTSFLLPVPFTSGKIAEDPDFYEKLELMRREWKKHGGRGGE; encoded by the coding sequence ATGAACGAGACGGCTTTTCGGTACACGCGCAGGCAGCGCCTGGCGATGGGGGCGTCCGCGTCGGGGATGGCGGTCTGGGCCGGGGCGGTGAGCGTGCGTGCAGCCGGGTACCTGGCCGACGGCCAGACCGGTTCCGCCGTAAGCCTGTGGCTCGTGCTCGGACTGATACCGACCGTGCTGTTCGTACCGCTGGTGGGGATGCCGACGGGCTGGACGCGCATCGACGCGGAGGGCCTGCGCACCCGCGGGATGACCGGCCACCGCCGCGTGGCCTGGAAGGACATCGAGAGCATCCACGAGCTCGCGGGCCGTGGGCGCAACGGGAGCATCACCCAGATCGGAGTCACCCGGACCGACGGCACGTCGTTCCTGCTGCCCGTTCCCTTCACCTCGGGAAAGATCGCCGAGGATCCCGATTTCTACGAAAAGCTGGAGCTGATGCGCCGGGAGTGGAAGAAGCACGGCGGGCGGGGTGGGGAATGA
- the hrpA gene encoding ATP-dependent RNA helicase HrpA, protein MSTHPAPALGPLAPRLTELSLRDAHRLGRRLEGARKIRKPEARAAVLAEIEAEVARAEERMAARRAVAPAVTYPEQLPVSQKKDEIAEAIRDHQVVIVAGETGSGKTTQIPKICMELGRGVRGMIGHTQPRRIAARTVAERVAEELRTPLGEAVGWKVRFTDQVNPDATFVKLMTDGILLAEIQTDRELRAYDTIIIDEAHERSLNIDFLLGYLAQLLPRRPDLKVVITSATIDPERFSRHFGDAPIIEVSGRTYPVEVRYRPLLEEDAEDADRDQITAICDAVEELQGEGQGDILVFLSGEREIRDTADALTRKNYRFTEVLPLYARLSHAEQHRVFQPHTGRRIVLATNVAETSLTVPGIKYVIDPGFARISRYSHRTKVQRLPIEAISQASANQRKGRCGRTSDGICIRLYSEDDFVSRPEFTDAEILRTNLASVILQMTAAGLGDIEKFPFIDPPDHRNIRDGVQLLQELGAIDPAEKDPRRRLTDTGRKLAQLPVDPRLARMVLEADKNGCVREVMVIAAALSIQDPRERPAEKQTQADQQHARFRDETSDFLAFLNLWKYVREQQRERGSSSFRRMCKQEYLNFLRIREWQDIYTQLRTVAKQMGIHLNEEDAPGDRVHVSLLAGLLSHIGMKDVKDGAKNEYLGARSAKFALFPGSALFKKTPRFVMSAELVETSRLWARVNAKIEPEWVEPLAEHLLKRTYSEPHWEKDQAAVMAFEKVTLYGVPIVADRKVNYGRIDPETSRELFIRNALVEGDWRTHHKFFADNRRLLSEVEELEHRARRRDIVVDDDTLFDFYDQRVPEHVVSGAHFDSWWKRKRHEQPEFLDFEREMLIRESAEAVTKADYPDSWRQGQLKFRVTYQFEPGADADGVTVHIPLQVLNQVTDEGFDWQIPGLREEVVTELIRSLPKPIRRNYVPAPNFAKRFLDTAVPLQEPLTTTMARELKRMVGVPFEAEDFDWAKVPDHLKITFRIVDERRRKLAEDKDLEALKLRLKPKARQALSQAAAATASREGGESLERKGLTDWTIGTLTRVFETRRAGQPVKAYPALVDDGDTVSVRLFDTEEEQAEAMWKGTRRLILRNIPVNPAKFASEKLTNAQKLALSANPHGTIQALFDDCAMAAADKLIADFGGPAWDEESYRKLYDKVRAEIVDTTVRTVGQVQQVLAAWQACERRLKAVRSPALLANLTDVRKQLDALVKPGFVTWAGIRRLPDLMRYLVAADRRLQQMPTNVQRDTTRMEKVHEMQDEYAWLLEQLPKGRPVPQQVLDIRWMLEELRVSYFAHALGTAYPVSDKRIVKAIDSAAP, encoded by the coding sequence ATGTCTACGCATCCCGCCCCCGCCCTCGGCCCCCTCGCCCCCCGCCTGACCGAGCTCTCACTGCGCGACGCGCACCGGCTCGGGCGCAGGCTGGAAGGTGCGCGCAAGATCCGTAAGCCGGAGGCCCGCGCCGCCGTCCTCGCCGAGATCGAGGCAGAGGTGGCCAGGGCCGAGGAACGGATGGCCGCCCGGCGCGCCGTCGCGCCCGCCGTCACGTACCCCGAGCAGCTGCCCGTCAGCCAGAAGAAGGACGAGATCGCGGAGGCGATACGCGACCACCAGGTCGTGATCGTCGCCGGTGAGACCGGCTCCGGGAAGACCACCCAGATCCCCAAGATCTGTATGGAGCTCGGGCGCGGCGTGCGCGGCATGATCGGGCACACCCAGCCCCGCCGGATCGCCGCCCGTACCGTCGCCGAGCGGGTGGCGGAGGAGCTGCGGACGCCGCTCGGGGAGGCCGTCGGCTGGAAGGTCCGCTTCACCGACCAGGTGAACCCCGACGCCACCTTCGTCAAGCTGATGACGGACGGCATCCTGCTCGCCGAGATCCAGACCGACCGCGAGCTGCGCGCCTACGACACGATCATCATCGACGAGGCCCACGAGCGGTCCCTCAACATCGACTTCCTGCTCGGCTACCTCGCCCAGCTGCTGCCGCGGCGGCCCGACCTCAAGGTCGTCATCACCTCCGCGACCATCGACCCCGAGCGGTTCTCCCGGCACTTCGGCGACGCCCCGATCATCGAGGTGAGCGGCCGGACGTACCCGGTCGAGGTGCGGTACCGGCCGCTCCTGGAGGAGGACGCGGAGGACGCCGACCGCGACCAGATCACCGCCATCTGCGACGCGGTGGAGGAGCTCCAGGGCGAGGGCCAGGGCGACATCCTCGTCTTCCTCTCGGGCGAGCGGGAGATCCGGGACACCGCCGACGCGCTCACCAGGAAGAACTACCGGTTCACCGAGGTCCTCCCGCTCTACGCGCGGCTCTCGCACGCCGAGCAGCACCGGGTCTTCCAGCCGCACACCGGTCGCCGGATCGTTCTGGCGACCAACGTCGCCGAGACCTCCCTCACCGTCCCGGGCATCAAGTACGTCATCGACCCCGGCTTCGCGCGGATCTCCCGCTACAGCCACCGCACCAAGGTGCAGCGGCTGCCCATCGAGGCGATCAGCCAGGCCAGCGCGAACCAGCGCAAGGGCCGCTGCGGCCGTACCTCCGACGGCATCTGCATCCGGCTGTACAGCGAGGACGACTTCGTCTCCCGGCCGGAGTTCACGGACGCGGAGATCCTCCGTACGAACCTGGCGAGCGTCATCCTGCAGATGACCGCGGCCGGCCTCGGCGACATCGAGAAGTTCCCCTTCATCGACCCGCCGGACCACCGCAACATCCGGGACGGCGTGCAGCTGCTCCAGGAGCTGGGCGCGATCGACCCGGCCGAGAAGGACCCGCGCAGACGGCTCACCGACACCGGCCGCAAGCTCGCCCAGCTGCCGGTCGACCCGCGGCTCGCCCGGATGGTCCTGGAGGCCGACAAGAACGGCTGTGTCCGCGAGGTCATGGTCATCGCCGCCGCGCTCTCCATCCAGGACCCCCGCGAACGCCCGGCCGAGAAGCAGACCCAGGCCGACCAGCAGCACGCCCGCTTCCGCGACGAGACCAGCGACTTCCTCGCCTTCCTCAACCTGTGGAAGTACGTGCGGGAACAGCAGCGCGAACGGGGCTCGTCGTCCTTCCGGCGGATGTGCAAGCAGGAGTACCTGAACTTCCTGCGCATCCGCGAGTGGCAGGACATCTACACGCAGCTGCGTACGGTCGCCAAGCAGATGGGCATCCACCTCAACGAGGAGGACGCCCCAGGCGACCGCGTGCACGTCTCCCTCCTGGCCGGTCTGCTGTCCCACATCGGCATGAAGGACGTGAAGGACGGCGCGAAGAACGAGTACCTGGGGGCGCGCAGCGCGAAGTTCGCGCTCTTCCCGGGCTCCGCGCTCTTCAAGAAGACCCCGCGGTTCGTGATGTCGGCCGAACTGGTGGAGACCTCGCGCCTCTGGGCCCGGGTCAACGCGAAGATCGAGCCGGAGTGGGTCGAGCCGCTCGCCGAGCACCTCCTCAAGCGGACGTACAGCGAGCCGCACTGGGAGAAGGACCAGGCGGCCGTGATGGCGTTCGAGAAGGTCACGCTGTACGGCGTACCGATCGTCGCGGACCGGAAGGTGAACTACGGCCGGATCGACCCGGAGACCAGCCGCGAGCTTTTCATTCGCAACGCGCTGGTCGAGGGCGACTGGCGGACCCACCACAAGTTCTTCGCCGACAACCGCAGGCTGCTGAGCGAGGTCGAGGAGCTGGAGCACCGCGCCCGGCGCCGGGACATCGTCGTCGACGACGACACCCTCTTCGACTTCTACGACCAGCGGGTGCCCGAGCACGTCGTCTCCGGCGCGCACTTCGACTCCTGGTGGAAGCGGAAGCGGCACGAGCAGCCGGAGTTCCTGGACTTCGAGCGGGAGATGCTGATCCGGGAGTCGGCGGAGGCGGTCACCAAGGCCGACTACCCGGACTCCTGGCGGCAGGGGCAGCTGAAGTTCCGGGTGACGTACCAGTTCGAGCCGGGCGCGGACGCCGACGGCGTGACCGTCCACATCCCGCTCCAGGTCCTCAACCAAGTCACGGACGAGGGCTTCGACTGGCAGATCCCGGGCCTGAGGGAAGAGGTGGTCACCGAGCTGATCCGGAGCCTCCCGAAGCCCATCCGCCGTAACTACGTGCCCGCGCCGAACTTCGCGAAGCGCTTCCTGGACACCGCGGTCCCGCTCCAGGAACCCCTCACCACGACCATGGCGCGTGAGCTGAAGCGGATGGTCGGCGTGCCCTTCGAGGCCGAGGACTTCGACTGGGCGAAGGTCCCGGACCACCTGAAGATCACCTTCCGGATCGTCGACGAACGGCGCCGGAAGCTGGCCGAGGACAAGGACCTGGAGGCGCTGAAGCTCCGGCTGAAGCCGAAGGCCCGCCAGGCCCTCTCCCAGGCCGCCGCGGCCACCGCCTCCCGTGAGGGCGGCGAGTCCCTGGAGCGCAAGGGCCTCACCGACTGGACGATCGGCACCCTGACGCGCGTCTTCGAGACCCGTCGGGCCGGCCAGCCGGTCAAGGCGTACCCCGCGCTCGTCGACGACGGCGACACGGTCTCGGTCCGCCTCTTCGACACCGAGGAGGAGCAGGCCGAGGCGATGTGGAAGGGCACGCGGCGGCTCATCCTCCGCAACATCCCGGTGAACCCGGCGAAGTTCGCGTCGGAGAAGCTGACGAACGCCCAGAAGCTCGCGCTGTCGGCGAACCCGCACGGCACGATACAGGCCCTGTTCGACGACTGCGCGATGGCGGCGGCGGACAAGCTGATCGCCGACTTCGGGGGGCCGGCGTGGGACGAGGAGTCGTACCGGAAGCTGTACGACAAGGTGCGCGCCGAGATCGTCGACACGACGGTCCGCACGGTCGGGCAGGTGCAGCAGGTGCTTGCCGCCTGGCAGGCCTGTGAGCGCCGTCTGAAGGCCGTCCGGAGCCCTGCGCTGCTCGCGAACCTGACGGATGTCCGCAAGCAACTGGACGCCCTCGTGAAGCCCGGCTTCGTGACGTGGGCCGGGATACGCCGGCTCCCCGACCTGATGCGCTACCTGGTCGCCGCCGACCGTCGCCTCCAGCAGATGCCGACGAACGTCCAGCGGGACACCACCCGCATGGAGAAGGTCCACGAGATGCAGGACGAGTACGCCTGGCTCCTGGAGCAGCTCCCGAAGGGCCGGCCGGTGCCGCAGCAGGTCCTGGACATCCGCTGGATGCTGGAGGAGCTGCGGGTCAGCTACTTCGCGCACGCACTGGGCACGGCGTATCCGGTCTCGGACAAGCGGATCGTGAAGGCGATCGACTCGGCGGCTCCGTAA
- a CDS encoding DivIVA domain-containing protein, producing MAPEFHGFEIVRRGYDRAQVDAYLALLVSGTAPDTPPAFDVVRRGYDRAQVDARLAEWNAPR from the coding sequence ATGGCACCCGAGTTCCACGGCTTCGAGATCGTCCGGCGCGGCTACGACCGCGCCCAGGTCGACGCCTACCTCGCACTCCTGGTCTCGGGTACGGCCCCGGACACGCCGCCCGCCTTCGACGTCGTGCGCCGCGGATACGACCGGGCACAGGTCGACGCCCGGCTGGCCGAGTGGAATGCGCCCCGCTAG
- a CDS encoding metallopeptidase family protein: protein MLEMTREEFEELVAEALDRIPPELTRLMDNVAVFVEDEPDDPSDPELLGLYEGTPLTDRGEWYAGVLPDRITVYRGPTLRMCASREEVVAETEVTVVHEIAHHFGIDDARLHALGYG, encoded by the coding sequence GTGCTGGAGATGACGCGCGAGGAGTTCGAGGAACTGGTCGCCGAGGCGCTCGACCGGATCCCGCCGGAACTGACCCGGCTCATGGACAACGTGGCGGTCTTCGTCGAGGACGAGCCCGACGATCCGTCGGACCCCGAGTTGCTCGGGCTCTACGAGGGGACTCCGCTCACCGACCGCGGGGAGTGGTACGCGGGTGTGCTGCCGGACCGGATCACCGTCTACCGCGGGCCGACGCTGCGGATGTGCGCGTCGCGCGAGGAGGTCGTCGCGGAGACCGAGGTGACGGTGGTGCACGAGATCGCCCACCACTTCGGCATCGACGACGCGCGGCTGCACGCGCTGGGGTACGGCTGA